DNA sequence from the Lachancea thermotolerans CBS 6340 chromosome H complete sequence genome:
ttcGTTCGTTGCCGGATCAAGGATGAGGACGCCATTTATGCCCGGGTATAGCACTGAAAGCAAATCCGTCTCACTGTCCCCAACGTACCACACGGTGCTCGCCGCTGGGAACTTTTTAAGAAGGCTTTGCAATTCTCTGACTTTATCTGTCCCCGTCACAATAGACTTATTGAACTCACCAGTGAGTTTGCCATCCCTAGACGTCAAGGTATTGCAATGAGTATGCAATGGGGGAAGGTCTTTAACGCCTAAATCCTTAGAAGAAGCCAATGCATGCAGCGAAGCCTCAATAAATTCCTTACTCCAGTTGACGGAGACAATATACATTTCTGACGCTTCCTTCCATACTGGCACGAAGTCTTCACGTATTAAAGACAATTTAGTCGTGGCAAACTCTTTTACGTTCTCAAGAGAAATGCCAGTGAAGGCCCCGGCTCTTTCCATCTCGCTTACGCTGTTAAGTTCAATGGGGCGAACACTGTCCTGATAGCTGATCTCTGACTGAAATAGCGCATTGAAGTTAGCAGctgagatgagcttgctTTGGTCGAGAAGCCATGGTTGCAGTATGGGCAGCGCACGGTCCGAggttttgaatttttggaaTCCCGCAGCGTAGGTGTCTGTGAAGTGTGACCAAGGTATTGGGAATTGTTTATACAGATATGGCAGCATCGCCAGCGTGGAAATAGTATCCACGCTGGTGATCGTTTCGTCGTAGTCACTGAGTATGATGTTAGACATGGGGGCTACGCCGCTTGCGTTGGGCAGGACAAGGCAAAGGGCTTTCTTGCGTATAGAAAGTCAAGTACGTTTACAAGTTTATTAAGCTCGAAGATTTCCCTTTTTGCAGAACTTCGTTGTTCatttcattcaaaaaaaaaacctgCACAGTTAGCAGTTATAAGAGCAAGTAAGGCCCGTCTTAGGGTCCAAAACTCCCTGGAACGAAAGACTTCTGCAGACCGGGAACTGCAGCTTGCAAGAAAATTTTATGATGCCCGAGCGTTGCTGTGCTCAGGCCTACAAGGCGGGATGTGAGCACTCTTCTATATCAATCCATAGTATGCCGCGAGCGCGGCTTACGGACCGACTCAAACTGGTGATTCATCGTTATATGCGCGTACGCCAAAGTTCATGGTCCACTGGGGCGAGAGCCACAGAACCACATCCGAAATGTTAGGCGTACCTTGCGCAATAGTTTTGAATGTGGTTCTTTAAAAGAGTGCAGGCATGAGATGAGGACGAAAAATGCCTTCTCTTTTATAGTCGCGAAAGTTAAGATGAGAAAAATGTTCGACGAGTGAAGGCATCGAAATTTTTCACACGAAAGGGCATCTGCGCACGATCAACAaccagctcatcgcgcaGGAAGACCCAGCTCCAAGACACATTTGCAGCACTATGGACCACATTCCGGCATGGAAGAGAATCGCCATCAAGAGCCAAAGTCCCGAGCAGACCCCAGATGAAACTGCTCTGAACGTCACCACGCACTTGGCGACGGCGAACCTGAGCAAGCGCGAGAAGAGGAGAATCATCAGAGGTGAGCCGGAGGGCGgcaaggccaagaaggcgGCGAACCccaacaagaagcaaaagaaggacaagcTGCCCCGCGAGGAGAGGAACCTGCACAAGGAAGAGGTCCTGAAGGACCAGCTGCGATACCTCATCGACTTTTACCGGGAGAAGGTCGGCAAGCTCCCTGCAACGGTGTACGAGCACAAGCCCGTTCGCGCGCAGCTCGGCGACCCGCAGGTGGAGGACGCGGAGGAGGCCTCCGCTGACGCCGGGGTGGTCAGCGTGTggaagttttccaagcagaagcagaactGGCTTCTGAAGCACATCTTGGACGACGTCCAGATCCCTGCGTGCTACGATGACCTGCTGTACTCGTACTTCAAGGACCTGAAGggcggcgcgcgggcgGGCCTCGAACAGGCGTGCCGCGAGCTTCTGGACAGGAACGAGAAGGCCGTGGCCGCGGAAGCCGCGCGCGTCGAGGCCGCCGCCGACCAGGAGAAGGAGACAGCGGAGGAGGACCAGGACGCGAAGCCGCCTGCGGAAGCGACCCCCGCCACCGCCGAGACCATGGTGCCCCCCTCGGCGCACCAAGTTGAGCGCGCGAAGAGCCTTATCGCGCATCTCGAGCAGGCCGCGAAGGACGAGCAGTCCTAGAGCGGGAGCATCCGGAGCCAACCATCACGTGACAAATCAAACGTCGCCAGTGACACCAACACCCGTCCATGATGACATGGCACATGACCAGTCACCCGTCCCCAGCGATACAGCCGCGTGATCAGTTGACGGACCCTCCCATCCCACTGGGCTCGTCCTCCTTTGCCCCGCGCTGCGCCAGGCCCCGGTGCTATGGCGAGGATACTCCCTACGGCCACCCCCTACGGCCATCTCCGCGGATGTAATGGTGTCTCGTGCCCGCCCAGAATCGCCCGCACTCACGTTAGCTTCGCCACTTCCCGCGCATTCCCGCGCCATTCCACGCTAATGTTCCGGCC
Encoded proteins:
- the CTO1 gene encoding Cto1p (similar to uniprot|P25616 Saccharomyces cerevisiae YCR015C Hypothetical ORF), with translation MSNIILSDYDETITSVDTISTLAMLPYLYKQFPIPWSHFTDTYAAGFQKFKTSDRALPILQPWLLDQSKLISAANFNALFQSEISYQDSVRPIELNSVSEMERAGAFTGISLENVKEFATTKLSLIREDFVPVWKEASEMYIVSVNWSKEFIEASLHALASSKDLGVKDLPPLHTHCNTLTSRDGKLTGEFNKSIVTGTDKVRELQSLLKKFPAASTVWYVGDSETDLLSVLYPGINGVLILDPATNEKKFNKMVTVLGLTSSHIKDYSGKGSTCIAKISCKESGALYLVKSWKALSKLLK
- the RBP95 gene encoding RNA-binding ribosome assembly factor RBP95 (similar to uniprot|P25617 Saccharomyces cerevisiae YCR016W Hypothetical ORF) is translated as MDHIPAWKRIAIKSQSPEQTPDETALNVTTHLATANLSKREKRRIIRGEPEGGKAKKAANPNKKQKKDKLPREERNLHKEEVLKDQLRYLIDFYREKVGKLPATVYEHKPVRAQLGDPQVEDAEEASADAGVVSVWKFSKQKQNWLLKHILDDVQIPACYDDLLYSYFKDLKGGARAGLEQACRELLDRNEKAVAAEAARVEAAADQEKETAEEDQDAKPPAEATPATAETMVPPSAHQVERAKSLIAHLEQAAKDEQS